The Belonocnema kinseyi isolate 2016_QV_RU_SX_M_011 chromosome 1, B_treatae_v1, whole genome shotgun sequence genomic interval AATTCTCTCAAATTAAATCGAATTGAATGGAAGTCAATGATATTCAATGCAATTTTAAGCAATTCAAAGGTAATCAACAGAACTCAATGGATGTCAATAAGATAATCAATGGTATCTAGTGTAAATTAGCAGAATACAATCATAAAATTCAATGTGATTTAATAAGATTCAATAGCATTCAGTgacatttaaaggatttaaaggaaAGAAACTGGATTAAATTTAAGACCATAGAATCCTAGGGAATTcagcggaattcatgaaatttcatgGAATTGCATAGAATTAAAAGGATATACACGgttatgaattaattaaatttaacagaatttaacggatttaaaatagattttgatAAAATTGGACGAAATTCAGTGGgatttattgacattaaattatattcaatggCATACAATGTTATTCATCAGAACTGAATAGTCTGAAACAGCAAccgtaaaaatttaatagtgttcAAAAAAGTTAACTGGAATCACACAGAATTAAATAGAATCTATCAGGATTgagttgaaactcaaaatttccCTTCACAGCTAGCCATAGAATAcgagtcaaaaattattttttaatgtcagcCTTATAAGTCTGTTTATATGATCCTAAAAAACCCCACAAGTAACAAATTAGGTTTTGCAAGATTTgaatctaattataatttttttgcggttttttagtaaaaaatatatctagAGATATATAAGGTAATATTAAAGtgagataataataaatttaattcaacagaaataattgtttgaaacattcatcattatttatattaatattctcttagaataatgctagaaagctgCAGTTGCGGTTTTTGTCAAGTTTTCACTTAGATcgagataataattaatacaatttaaccaaaataattgtttaagcaaattattattgtttctaaGTATCCTTTCTtatagtaatgctagaaagttgttaatttttctgaaatttttagcatttcttggtatctgttttatttcaagaaaatattcgcAAAGAagaaagtgattaaaaaaaaatgcttctcTCTGAtgtttatttcttatttgttcataatgaaaaatccaaggcaaagttcaaaattatagaaaaacttcaactttttagcattagtctaaaggaataaaataataatacatggTTTAAGCaattacttcaaataaatttaattgattatggCCTCGCTGTTACTGAAAAATtagaactaaattaaaaaatgcagaaaacggTGTTTCAACTctattctattaaaagaaaatggctataaacaatgataaattacttaaacaatttatatctaaaaaatcgcaaaaaatcataattagtgcAAAAAACTGGCAAAACCCAATCTTTCACTTGTGGGGTTTTTGGGACCCTAAAAAAACTTATGAGggtaatattttaaaagtgattattaatttgtatgctttaattaattgttaagagaaatgttgagttttaacttaattcacctaatattgataataataaagtaACAAGTTTCAAACATTCAGGAAATATGGCTTTTGCATCtcttaaaaatggtataaaaccTCAGCccgaaatatatattatttttccgAAAGGTCACTTGTTACTAAAAAAAGTGCCTTTTTTAAAGGGCCACAACGGAAATTGAATCGATTGGATAGCAAAAAAATGTGATGTTACTCTAGTCTAGTTAATCTTGACTTTATGGAATCAGAGTAAAAACCATTCGACAGGTGCTATTTTTCAAcaagtttacaaaaaattcctcGTCTGTCAAGGAGGACCATTTTTttgataatcatatttttttttaatcgtaagcatgttattaaaactaaaaaaatctattttgcagaaaaagaTTTCATCCGCGAAGAAAATGTTAAGAGGTAAAATTTTTCATCTCatgaagatctacaaatttacttcgaactttttttatagggcgcatatattttttttatcatcgaaaatgttattaaaaattaaaaattcaatttttcagcaaaactaTATCAGAtacgcaaaaaattttaaaaagtaaaataaaaaattctgtttttcagTAAGTctatgcgtgatgagaatgtattcgttgaaactgaagaagctttaacaaaagagaatacgCTATCACCAAATTACCGTTTTCAATGGTTtgaccttcaatttaaaaaagtctgtgcacaaatatgAGGGACGTACAAAGACAATTTTGATCCGTTTTGAGGTTTTATTTcatgattaaatttaattaaatttcaaagaagtttgtGAGAgtcgatttaattttttgtattaatttttatttaacaataaattttacatttaaaaagttttttataaacgaTCTCATTTTTTGGAACAACTTATATTCAGGTAAAACATCATGAAATCAGTAAAAAATCtctttataaataatatacaGTAGGTTACAACATTCACAAAATGTTACTTTTGTATTAACAAATTAAtgagtgaaagtgctacttctaGAATAAAAATACTCGAAGAATTTCTTTTACAATTGTTTGCTCGGGATATAGTACAAGCAATGatgttggaattaaaaaaatccaaagtaattggtaatgttataaaaaaatttaataagcaaatacaTTTCTTAGCCGCTTTGCTCTCTAAAGAGTTCATTCCTTTAACAAAGTTGATCAGAAATTTGTttggaataaagaaaatttacgatattttaatACCTGACAacagaatcaattttaaatcacgtGGAAAAATCCTTCGATTATGATACTTTATAAATCAATAGAAACTAattattatgtaaacaattttatgaaaattcaatgcgTGACAACTAGTCAACAAGTGGAGACTCCCCCTTTCCAACCCACATTTttcataaacaacaaaaaaaaatgaaattttgttaatatatagtatatagcGCGCATAatcattaaattcaaggaatttatagacttcaaggattttaccaaatttaagaaatttacgaaattagtggaatttacggaattaatggaatttacggaatttatataATGCACGGAATTTATATAATgcacggaattcacgcaattcattgaatttacggaatttaaggaattcacggaacccgaagaattcacgaaattcaaggaattcagagaatccaaagaatttacggaatgtACGGAACTCATGTTATTCaataaattcacggaaatcaTTGAATGCACAGAAataatagaattcacgaaattcccgGAATTCTCGAGACCCGCGTAATTCACGAGATTcatggaattcgaagaattcatggaattactggaattttcgaaatccaacgaatttacggaattcacgagaTACAAGGAATTGATGTTTTTTTcacattattacaccattaagcatTTTGTTTgggttaattttgaggcccatgctcttcaagcttgcattcagtttattcaacattctttgcaattcTTTGATCGACTCTGACATAACAACTTTATCATCTGCCAACGCtgacccacgtacccttactgttccGAGATCCACgacttcttcgtcgaaaagagccattcttaaacacttgtccatgaataatataaataaccataaagacataacgcatccttatcgaactccttgaataatatcgaaacagtgaCTCAGATTCTCATTTCCTCTAGCACTcactttgctacccgtatatattgtttttatagcttgtaggagccatccattgactccatactctttcaggacttccaaacgtttacttctatctacctcgtcaaaagctttttctaggtaaaaaaatgcatagaaaactttttttcctactctcaaacttttttctgtgatcttctttaagttaaatatttgattcCTACTGAATCTTCCTGGCAtcaacccactttggacttcccaaatcttttctcctattatttttattaccctacaaataagtatttttaaatatattttacttacaatgcttaataagctaatccctctctaattattgcagtcgctttcaTCTCCCTGTCTCTTGTATAttagtacgataatcgcttttttccactcatatgggacgtctcccatctcgaaacataaatttatcaattcgcacagtctatgtggtatgtactcgccgccgtggttaagcatttcagcgtCAATACAGTTTACCCCGTCAGCCtgaccgtttttcaagttcttaattatatccctaacctcagttacacagactttcTTAATTAAGTTTTCTGTCGCATCGTGTTCTATATCTctgttgtggtgtcctatagcttcatttccgaattgtcccctaaaatagtctctgaaagcgtctagtatcccgtctgcattaTATAGCATTTCTCGATTACTATTTCTGATGTTGACAAATTCtatacttttatttcccttcatttttttataaaacagtttcttgcttccttcaaagtctctttgtattttcttctcaTCTTCtactctaattttatctttactttcctcaCTTAATCGTTTGAATATCCTCCTTCTGTGTCTGTAATCTTTTAAATGTCTATTTATATCCTCATCGCTAAGATCTCCGATGTTTAAAGTTCTCCTGTAATCTTCTTTCTTTGCTTtatgggcagcctgaatttcatcatttcgattatcttatttttgaaatctattcgcacatccggtttctgaaagttttcaattttctcatgACACCTATATCTTTCACTAGCTCTCTCAGTccttcatccgcaacaacaatgtcaattatactgtggttaCTTCCTTTGGACCAGTTTTACAGGTGGATcgttttatgcctaaaccaagtatttgtaataaacagacccctttatAATCATAAGCCAACTATTTTATcttcgttatagtttgttcttggatcccaaaaattatttagtactctttctgtatcctgattttagatgcctacccatccattcatatttcctagaagaattattttttcaccatgatcgcaaatatttattgtgtcattcaaactgtcccagaaggcgtcttttaatTCTCTGGAATAACTATCAACTggtgcgtagcatgctatgataaataatcttctggttCCTACTttaattctagcccacagcagtctggaagATACGAAATCATAATcttcgagatgctgcttcgctctttcattcaaaatcagacctactcttTGCCTACTATGTGAATTACTATCTACTCCTCGCCATATTTCAAACCAGTCTTTTAACACCccgttttctatgtctctacCTTCGCATCCCTTTTGCTTTGTTTGAGACACACATacaatatctagtttccttaagTGAATATTTTCTCGTAATTGTTTTACCTTGAGATCTTTCACCCCCTCCcctcctagcattccaaacacccagttgccattcatcgcctgaaacttgaccttcacATATACCGTGTGCATgtcttttgttaattaaatttccagtccTTTCCAaggctattttatagtttgtattattcattgtttatattatacgccTAATCACCACctttatgctataagtttattttacgAGTCCaaatcatgtccaagttaagtatagaaattcgtcatatggtggagattgtagttataacgtctgTCCTaacaaacttcagttaataaagaAGTGTTGGGTGGCGGGGAGGGCAGAACTGAAACCgggagtcgtcttgggtttatgtTGTATGCTGAGAAGGTCCCCAGCCTTCAACAGCGTTGTatattagatgggagttcatgtgATATGTTTATTTaaggcctaaatctttgaatcCGTAATAAAAAGAGAGTACCCCACCTGGACCAAAATCTCCGCGTTGTTTAtagtttttaggtttaagattacctttttatcacaaaagtataataaattgatataaattactgATCTTTAAGTAAGTTTTCGGGGtttctattatctgcataacgaaatttctggaattcacggaatttgaagaatttgcgGAATGTATGGAAATCACTGAATGGAAAGGATCTACGGAAGTCGTGGAATTCgggaatttcatggaattcaagaagttccagaaattcatggaatttacagaatttacagaattcataaaacatttgaaattcacggaattaaaagaaattacggAATTGATGAATCGCTGAATTTGAAGGATTTACGAATTTCCAGCAATTCAAGGATTTCACGAAATTCGAGAAATTACGAAACTTCACGCAATTCGCTGAAATTAAGACATTTATGGAGTACAAagaattgatgaaaataaaagcATTCCCTCAATTCACGGGATTCACGACATTCacagaattgacggaattcacagaatttgtgaaattcggggaattgatagaatttaaggaattcacagaataccaggaattcatgaaatataataaaataaggaaattcgcgaaattcatggaattcacgaaagaattcacgaaattcaatgaattattttagttaatgaaattccatgaattccatgaaatccgtgaattccatgaatcaaTTGAATTCTGTGTATTccttgcattccgtgaattccataaattctgtaaattatgCAAATTCCTTGCATTCCAATAATTAAGTGACCTCAGCGAATTCCGATAATAcagtgaattacttgaattccacgaattcaataactacaaataattccgcaaattccgaaaattttgtgaattccacaaattccgtgaattcaatgaattccgtaaatttcctgaattccgtgaattcggtgaatttcgtgaatttctatGCGTCTCATTTATATtccgtccgtgagccgcgtctacgacctatctctttcAGTGAGAATGTTgaggtaagtggagagggaagatttcgtgagtcttccttCTCTCCTAAAATTCTGGTCTATCGGGTCGTCTTCAACCGCACGCCCtgtaaaatctcacttttcagagtaagcccactttcttcggcgcacgttaCATATACTGATTTTTCAATCCGAAGGAATCCGATTGAATCCGAGTGCGGATTGAATTTGATTCATTGGGATTAAAAATCAGTTTAGGTCAATCTGAGTTCGGGCTCATTTGGATTGGAAGTTCGGATTGggttggattaatttttaacaagtttcgATCGAAGGGCATTGAGAACTTCAATCTGATTGGTTTAGATAGATTCGGATTGGTTCAGatacagatttcaaaattattcggaTTGTTTCGGAATGAATATCTATACGAAATTATccgaaatttagaaatttacagatacttttcgaaaaattaacagaCTTTTTCATTAGAGTTTAGAATTTGAAGATGTCAGTTTGACAGAAAAGTTCAGTGAATGTTACAGAAAATACCAATAACTTCATATAATTACTGAAAATTCTGTAAACTCGACAGAAAATTTAGTAATCTTAACAGAACATAGAGTTACGTAGGAAGGGCAAAAGGGCGCAAAAGACATGGAAAAGAGAGGGATAGTCAAATAAGGAGGATGATCAACACAAGATAGGGATGAGGAATGAGAGGGTTGGACGCGAGGGGCTAATCACTCTTGAATCAGTGCGCTATTTACACTAACCGCAGTAACCGCGCGCAGTGACTCTGTTCTCGTCCTTATACAAGTCCTTATATTCACTATTTCTtatgtttgagaaattatttgagtttaaTTTCCTGTTAGTATtgtcttcgagatttttttttattgttcctttcattaataatatacatatatacagtgaaacctcTCCATAACGGACACTCACGGTGAACGACTTTCTGCCCGCTGTGGAGAGGTGTCCGCCCTGGAGAGGTTTCCACTCCAGAGAGTGAATTGCTATGCAGTaatatgtttgtatgtatgtacatattatgtgtatattataatattattatctatttatttataattaatttagtaaataattactaataattattgataaattcataagtaaaacaaatggttaaataagtacaataataaatatataaataagtaaattaaatggaataataataataataaaaaattaaaataaataattcactcAAATGAATTGataaacaaacaaagaaataaaatgcattcataaataaaacaaatgacaaatgaattaataaatgaaatgaatgaaaaaataaattaaatgaaaaaataaaaatgactaataaattaattaaattaaacaaataatatgcacaatgaaataaatagatttataaataacaaatactcttagattaaaagaaaataaagcacGGAAAGCATGTATTTAATTGATGTAAATTTGTTATTGAAGTTAACCCGTAAAAGGTAAAGGTGGGTCTCTCGTGCCTCGGCAAAAGTTTCTCCCTTTGCTAGCTTGCagagtttatttaattatattgtttaaacaaatgatcgaATCATCAGTATAGTGATTGATCCTTACACTAGGATAGTTGATaacatttcatgaattttgcgcAATTTTTTAGAGTAATTCAGAGCATTTTATAATGCGCCGAGCATGAGTGACCCACCTTTGCCTTTAGAAGGTGCTAAAAATGACGTTACCACTTAAGGGTTAAAACGTCAGTTAAAAACTATATATACAATGTGTCTCCTTATTTGTTTTTTGTCATGTGTTCTTATAAATTATTgtggatattattttttaagaagaaatctATACTTTGTTGCTTGAGACACTTTCCGCTCGAAATTATTTGGTCATTGTGCATTCCTAATTCACTGACAAGGCGATACCCGACTGTGTCACATTTAAATAAATGGATAGTAGTTAATAAATGCttcgaatttaataaatatgtGTAAATTAATCGGTGTCAACGTTTACATAGTCATCTGCGGAAACAGCAGCACCGCCAGCAGTTTGAAGCAAATTAGCAAGGAGACCATCATCATCAGCAGTTGTCTGGGTTTCTGTTGATTCTTCTTCAGTTATTGGAAAAAGCACTGCTTTTacaaaatctaatttaatttcaTGATGTGACGTGGCATTGTCGAACAAAAGTAGGATTTTTCTTTTCTGCCGCTTCATTTTTCTGTCGAGATCCATCAGCCATTCCATTATTTCTCGAGTCAGCCAAGACTTCTTGTTATGCTTACAGTGAACAGGAAAGTTTTTTACGCCAAGTCCTTTGAAGAATCTAGGTTTAGCAGCTTTGTCGATGACAAGAGGCTTTTCTTTTTCACCATGCACATATGCACATAATAAAACTGTCAATCTCTCTTTTGAACTTTTAGTACCAGAACACGTTTCACCTTTCAAACACATTGTTTTTTTCGGGTAGAGCACGGTAGAAGAGTGCCAATTCATTAGCATTAAAAATATCGTCTGACTTATAACCACATATGATACTTGGCAACTTTTTTATCCATCCGTCAACTGTATCCACATTCACAGCAGCTGATTCTGCGCAAAcggttttgtaggaaattttatGTCTCACACGAAATTTTTCCAACCAGCCATTAGAAGCTTTAAAATCAGAAGCTCCTACTTCTTTTGCTACTTCCAAGGCTTTATTTTGAATCAGTGGACTCGACCCTGGAACATTATGAGCTCGTACTATGCAAAACGATTCGAAAACTACACTATCCACAAAGATACCAGCACcattcaaagaagtttttccaCATTGTTTTTCGTTCCGATTGTCAAAccacatttcaataattttgtctttatttttcacTGTTTCAGCTGCTTGTGTcttctcaatataaaattgttcagCTAGTTTGTGAACTCCACATTTTTCACTCTTATAATATTTTATCACATCCACTTTTTCCTTCAATGTTAACACTTTTTGAGACATTGCAAAAGAATACTAAACTCTCAAGAAAACTGATTGCTGATGTGAATCAGGCAAAGTACATTAGAGAAATGAACTGTTTGATAGGTCTGTTGACGATACGGTAACATTTATACCCCACCCTTATGTCGGCCATCAAGCTAATGAGTCAGGTTTTATTGAAACTGTCAGTCTCGTAAAGGTAAATTTAGATTTTGTTGGTCAAGAATAGAGAAGCCCTAAGTGTTTGAGAGGTCTAGTaacgaaacaattacatttatctCTACCCTTATGTCTACTATCAAGCTAATGAGTCAGGTTGTATAGAAACTGTCCGTCTCCGTGTCCATGTCCGTTATAGAGAGTGTCCACCAGAATCACACAGTGTTAACCAGTGTAGAAGAGTGATAGTTTTGAAGGCCATAAGGGTAGGAGAGGGTGATAGAGGAGAGGTTATGACGAAGAGACAAGAAAGGGTGGTCTTGAGGGCTAGATGGGTGAGGGGGCATAATCGTGGcacataaaaaataagtatttcggAGAGGAGAACAAGAATTGGTAGTCAGAGAGTCTGTGGCTCATATAATATAGTGATTCTTCTATGTTCCAACACTGCAACCTTGGCAGCCATGctggcgcgggttcgattcccaaagcagaAAGCGAGGCTGGACTTGCTTTCTAGAAAGCTTCGCTTCTGTCCCTTGGTATACTACCCCACAGATACCctacagtttataattaattcTACAATACAATTGCTCATGACCCTGGCAGTTAATGCGACTACAAacattcaactaataaaaaaaaagaattgctgGTCGCGAGTACAAGAGGTTGCAAGGGAAGGGAAGGACACATGGGGTGGGAAAAAGAGAGAAATAGAATCATGTACGAGAGATATTACATACAAAAATGAATTCGCTGTCCTACAAAACGCTCCTTGTCGGgcgttccaaaaaaatttaacaactattacaatttattcttatttcatGTGCACTCCAATCCTAATAGAAGACCCTCCGGCTTACGCTGTTCCTAGAACTGTCATGCGAATAAATTCAATAGAAATTATTAATGGAGTTCGGCCTGTTTATGTTTGGATTCCCTTGTGTTGTGTAAAATGACAAGGCAAGTCATGCCCGAAATCGGTGTTATATTGAAGGCTAAGTGTATATTGCTGCAGAAAAATCCATTAAGTATCCATAGTGACATTCCAATCGTCTCTTACCCTCTTAATTTTGTCAGGTCTGCGAAATCGATCGGAAGACTCGTCCTCCTAAAATAGAACGCTACCTTCATAAATAGATTTGTGGCAGTTACAAGCACAGTTTGGGGAAACAGTTTAAAGCTACATTTGTGGCGTTCATTCACTGAGTCTCTGGGTCTCATTTTCAAACGGGGAGAGTACACCGATGCCGTAACATGTATGATGTAATTTGCTTTGAAGCAGGGTTCAGTTGATCAAAGGGACACATTCCCTCCCACCTTCAAGCGTATTATCATCGTGGTCAGAGTGTTTTAGAGATGCTACCAGAACCTTTCATTAAATCACCACACTAACGCTTCTGTGAAAAATCGCTTTGTGCATCGCTTAATAGGGGAGTTGATTCTTCAGTTGTCAAAATTAGgtacaaagtatttttaattctcaCCTGAGGAGGCGGAGCTCAAGGGGCACAGGGGACAATGCCCCCCTCAGAAATCGCCCTGGGAAGGACAAAGTATTGATTTGCCCCCCTCTGAAATCGAATTCTTACGTTTATCagatcaattgtttttttttaaatctacctgaaatctttgtgaaataattgatgtctttgtgaaatctttttaatctatccgaaatccttcaaaaatatttgaaatctttgggaagtcattgaagtctttgtcatatatttgaaatctttgcataATCTTTTTTGTAATGTTTGGGAAATAATTCCAAATCTTTGTCGcatatatgtatttaaaatatttttgaaatatttggaaatatttgtataattattgaaatctttgagaaatcaattAAGTtcgcgaaatcttttaaatatatccgaactttttgtgaaacattcaaaatactctttaaaaaatttgaaatatttccgaaatgattgaaatctttggaaaatcattgaaatatttgcgaaatcttttaaatctatcggaaatctttataaaatatctgCAATCTTAGAAATGTTGTGGGTATCattcaaatctttataaaatctttaaaaattgtgtattgttaaaatctttaggaaataattaaagtctgtaaaatcttttaaatctatccgaaatcttttcgaacccttgaaaatctttgtgatatcttggtgaaatcattgcaattttgtgaaatctttgggaaatatttcaaatattttctaaatatttgatcatatttttgaaatgatttaaatctttggcaaatcattcaagtctttgtcaaatatttttaaactatccgaTTTCTTTGCaaagcatttgaaatctttgtacaatctttagaaaatcattgaaatcattgaaatcattgtaaaatatttaaaatattttttaattattcgataatatttatgaaattggttaaatctttgcaaaatcttttggaaatcttcgaaatatttttgtagcatttatgaatttattgaaatctttgcgaaatgacTTATgcctttgtaaaaattttaaatctatccgaaatctttgtgaaatctttgcgaaatattccaaatctttgaaatgtttgggaaatcattaaaaccctttgaaaatattttc includes:
- the LOC117181088 gene encoding tigger transposable element-derived protein 4-like produces the protein MSQKVLTLKEKVDVIKYYKSEKCGVHKLAEQFYIEKTQAAETVKNKDKIIEMWFDNRNEKQCGKTSLNGAGIFVDSVVFESFCIVRAHNVPGSSPLIQNKALEVAKEVGASDFKASNGWLEKFRVRHKISYKTVCAESAAVNVDTVDGWIKKLPSETCSGTKSSKERLTVLLCAYVHGEKEKPLVIDKAAKPRFFKGLGVKNFPVHCKHNKKSWLTREIMEWLMDLDRKMKRQKRKILLLFDNATSHHEIKLDFVKAVLFPITEEESTETQTTADDDGLLANLLQTAGGAAVSADDYVNVDTD